A window of Malania oleifera isolate guangnan ecotype guangnan chromosome 2, ASM2987363v1, whole genome shotgun sequence genomic DNA:
AAACCTAATAACATAAAATTTACATGTGACCATGAAAATATCTCAGAAAAGTAGCTAACTGTCTTATCGCATGTGAGAGTAGAGCTTGCGAGTTGCGGGCATGTCGGACCAAACTAGGGACAGTCCTAGAAAAACAAAGGCAGCCCAAGATGACGAAAGTATGTGTAACATTTACAGCCAGTGCAACTGCCGCCATTCTTCTGTGAGGCTCCCTTCGTGGCGGTGAGAAGAGCGCTAAGAACCCGCAGAGGAAGGAGCCAACGGGGGGGATGTTGGGCAACCAACAACATTTGTGGTTAATGCTGAAGTGGTTCGGGCCAAAGAGGCGTGGTGTGGAAACCGCACTGAAGATAATTGGCGCCGGTGCACACCCCTATTACGGGCGGTGTGCTTGCTAATGTAGAGGCACGTCGCTTCCGTTGCGGAGGAGGAAGAATGCTCGCCACATTGGGACCCATTAGGCCGCCATGATGTGGTTTTGAAACCCATTGCAAGTAATCCATGTATATCAATTTAAAAAAGGTAATGAGTAGGATATTTTAGATACTGAAAATGATATTCACAAGCCCATAAGATACAAGCATTAATGACGGACCAAGAGAGAAAGCGTTGGCCCGTATAGGATATTTCTCTCCTATCGCCATGAGATTGTCACGAATAGCAAGACCTCAGATATAAATCATTGGAAgccaaaaaaatttttttttgtttaatttttttcatcGATTCTTAGAGGCCATTAGCCCGAACTAAAGGACAGCATTAATGATCAAAAATCTGTTATTCGTAGTTAGTATTATCGAGTTATTAAAGCAAATCACCACCCCCCTATTAACGGCATAGTACTTGGATTAAAGtgtttaaagttttattttttgtagtgcttaTTAACCCAGGCCCTAAATATGTTAAGGGTTTAAAATGGTTTTCACGtgctttttttatttaaattaagcGCGAGTAAAgggatcagtatatatatatggattagATCTAACACTAACTTTAACAAAAATATTTCTATTTTGAAAGTTAACGGCGGTTGGGAACTCTATTTGCAAGACATTAGTGCATATTGTCACGATGTCATATTGAACATGTATAAAGAGATTTGGCCAATAAGGAGAATTTCAACTTAACATGCCGAAGAGCCTTTGTAAGGCAAAATTATGATTTAGAGCAAATAACAAACTCATGTATAAACTAGGGAGGTGCCGGCTACTACATTTGGTAAGAGTTACCAAGATATTATTTTATGGCGGCGAGTTTATCAACATAAGGCATTAAAAAATATAGTTAATATAAGTTAATATAGCATGAAAAAAATATGGAGTCACTTATCTCTATTAGAGTGGATAACTTCATTGGTGCCTTCCTAAATAGTGTAACCAGTGTTGACCTAACTCCTCTGAGAATTATTTCTTTGTGGACCGATAAAAAAGCGTTTCAAAAGAAAGTTGAAAATTAAGTGGAAAAATCTAAATCATACTATATAATTCTATCAAGTACAAGCTAGATGGACATGAACTGAAATTAAACAATAATTCATTACCTAGAGAAAAAAGTAAAATCACAAAAGAGAAGGACAGGGCGACCAAAGAACAAGAAATGGGAGATTAAGGAGACCAGAGAAGAAGTCCTAGAGTATCCACGAGACTCCGCTATTTGTCCCAAGTTGTTCAAATACACCAACCCGATCGTCGCACCAAAAACATACacaaaaaaatacaaccaaaacTCCACTCTCTGCACCATCTCCTTTACTCCAACATTGACCTCCTCCTTCACTCCTCCCCCAACTTCATGCCTACTACCTTCATCTTCTTTCACCGCCCCTCTCTCTAGCTTCTCTGCATCTTCATCATCTCCTCTAGTACCCTCTATTTCAACATCATACACTCTTCCCGATCTCTCCCCATTCATCCACCTCTTCTGTTTTAATCTCTCCCTTAGGAAAACTCCCAAAGGCACAGCCAGGGGAGCTAGTAGGAACACCCCAAGCCCTATCAAATTGCCCACTGGCGACAACCCACTTGAGGTATACCCCAAACTTGTGATCACAGCAAACACTCCAGTCCCTATTGTTATCATAAACATCACAATAATGAAAAACCTTccctctccttctccttctccttctccttctccttcttctccaaTACTTCTCCTGGTCCTTCCCTTCTCATTTTTGACACTGTTGATATCTCTAAAAAATGGTGCAGTTACCATGCAAACCAGCAGAGGCAAAAGCGAGCTCAGAAAAAGGTATCCTTTTGCTCTTGTAATGGGAGAAGAAGGACTCACCACATCAGCAATATCTGTATAAATTTTTGCACTTAAGCCCATGTAGCTTGTGGATAATCCCACGGCAACTTGGCGATTTGATGGAAAGTTTCTAATGGTCGCCGCATAACAAACGGTGTTAACCCAGCAAATGCTGTTTCCTGCCAATGTACTCAGCAGGAAAACTTGCCAGTAGGAGAGAGAGGAGATTTGGTGTGTTAGGAAGAGAAACTGCAAACCATAACCGATCAACCCGAGAGTTGAACCGATGAGGAGGACTAACCAGAGGGGGAAGTGAACTGCGGCGATGCCAGAAAACCAACCAAAGAGCTTTCCGGCATCGGAGGCGAAGGCTAGGTTGTTGAGTTGGAGTTGGGACAAGGCGAGGTGGTCTTTGAGCTGGGAGGAGTAAGCGGGGAAGTTGAAGTTCGTTCCATTTATGGATTGAAGCCATATGATGCCCACCAAGCTTAGCCATTGGAGAGATGTGGGAGGCATGGGTAGCTAGCTACAGCAAGCTAGGAGGTTTTTGATCGTTAGTGAGAAATAATGGTTCAATGAGAGATCAGATAGGTCGAATATTTAATGTATTTGGTGGTATGGGTGCATGTGGATGTGGTTTAATCATTAACTTGCTATGGGAAATGGGCGGTGGAAGGAGTGCGAAACAGAAGCAAGGGGAAGTCAAGAAAGAATGGCCATGGAAAAGGACAGAATATATGCGGTGGCTGTCAGCCTAAAAATGTAGTGGTGCTTCACCAGCCACCACCTCTTCCCATTAATTCTCTTAAATTTGTGTATTGTGGTTGCAAAGCATTAATATTGCAAGCACTCATATTGCTATTACTCATGagttgttaaagcttgatatacattgttggcccacaacaatttaaacttttaggtaaaatggtaatctaagaCTAGTATCTGAACCCATGATTTCTCCCTAAGATGCCACGCATGTGATGCTGCCGATTTGAAGCTGTTCTTCCTTTCTTCGTTTTTTCTCCTCTCCCCCAAAGTTCGCCTCTTTATTGTTTCCCCCTCCCCTGATTCGTGAGGAGTTTCGAGCCCGAtttgtgagggggagattgttgggattatcccacatcggttgtgaaaggggcttggtggtcagttattaaatATGAGGAAAAGTTTCACCTCATGAGCTAACTTTTGGAGTTGAGAAGACCCAAGACCAGCCAACACAATTGTTGGGATTATCCCACATCGGTTATAGAAGGggcttggtggtcagttattaagtatgagggaaagtctcaccccATGAGTTAACTTTTTGAGGTTGAGAAGACCCAAAATCACTCAACACTGGTATTAAAACTGATTATCAGGAGGTTCTGGGTTCTAGTCTGGGTTCTCTCCATGTGCTGCCGAACTGCACGTGCAGGAGAGTGTTAAAGTtagatatacattgttggctcacaacctaacagtttaaccTTTTAGGTAAAGTTGAGTCATGAAGATATATACAATGATCTAAGCATGTGTGAATGTATGGACAGAGAAAATGGTTCTTCTTTGGAATTATTACCGGTGAGCACAAATTGGCATTGCTTGCTTTCATCCTATCTACGTACTTGCGTACATGTGCAGAAAAGCAAAGAATCCAAAACACATAAATGagagaaatgattttcaaagcccTGATGTCATGCATGAGTTTGCAAATGCGccaacaaaaatattttgagccaTGAACATATAGGGTCCACGCCTGGGGCCCAAATGAATGATATCAATCTTTCTGGTTAACagctaaaaatatatttatagtttgataattttttttaaaaaggtatTTGTAGTTCGTATTTTgataattagtatttaatatacaAATGTGCAAATAGGCAGGGTAATTGGGACTGCTGCTGTTGATATCTCCATCTAGCAAATTTCGGGTTCAGATCTGGCAGCTCAATTACTAGACATTAATACTGATTTTTGTCAATCAATCGATCTATACATTAATCTGTGGGATTACGTGTGTGTTTGGATGAAAAGGATAAAGATGACGAATTAAGTGTACAAAACCCCGAGAACTAAAACTCGTCAAATTGGCTAACTACACTGTCAATTAATTAACATCATATGTAGGTGTGTTGAAATTGTCCAAGAGTGGCGTGCGTACACAGAACAAATATAAAGTAAATCAGGTAGAACAAAGTAAAATACAGTCATTTATGCATGCACTGTTTCTGTACTGGTAAACAAAGCTTTTGCAAAATTTCAGCAAACAGTATTGCCGATGAAAAGCGTTTTAGTGCCGGTTTCAACCCTCACTTCCAAATTTGTGCAGCCTCGGTTGAAGAACCTCAAAATACCCTTAAATTGTAGGGTTTTTGTGAAACCTAATTGCGTTCCATCTGAATAATGACTcgacctttctttaatgagagatttctatcctaaaaTTTAATTCATGGAGTGAAGGATTGGGCCGTTAGGCCCAAGCTGCAGCGCTTATGGACTAAGCAGCCCAAGCCGTACTTGTGGGGGTGCCCTCGGGAAAAATTTTTGAGCCCATTTTGTAGCTCATTGCTGTGCGCAGAATATAAAATTGCCGCTATGGTGATTAGGGTTGATTAGCCGTCACACTTCacaagagagcgagagagagagagagagagagagagagagagagagagagagtattgtaccGCCACACtttctgtatttttcttcctaataatagtgaaatccctacaattccgtggacataggcacaattgccgaagcacgtaaatattgtcttgtgcgtgtgattaattttttttttgcatatattttttctctattttgtttctcacaggtttcaggaATTTATTACATTCTAAATCCAGAATATTTATCTTGCAAGGAGTTTAACCATTATTTTAGAGAAGTTTCATGCATATGGTTCCGACTTTCTTTAAAACTTTAAGCCATAACTAACATATGTAtaaaattttgtgtgtgtgtgtgtgtgtgtatgttgtatggatttatttatatatgtcttGGCTGGTTGATGAACCAAGTTAGACAATTGGAGGACCATAAATATACGTCTGAAGGTTGGAAGATTCATGAACCAGAACATAAAAAATTTATGGTTCATAACGTTCAACATGGACCAATCTTGTGCTCTGTTGTACAAATTCCATACACATATGAGAAGATCGAATCAAATTCTGTGTATGTGGTTGGTTTCCTTCTTAATTTGTGTAGTAAATTTTCAACGACAACCCGGCCAATTCTGATTGATGATGACAGCTAGCGTACGACTGTGATATCCTCCGCAACTAGGGACTGTCATGCACGCATGCATGCTGGGCTTCGTCCACATGAATTATATCCTGGCCAACATTTCGCCACCACGCCAGAAGGCAATTTTAACACcaccaaaaaaattaaaagcatGAAATAGCCTGTGCTATTATTAATTAGTTGCAGTCGAGGAAAATGCTCGTTTTGGTTGATGAAATTTTGAACCGAGAGCAGGGAATTGGTGAGGTTGGCGGTGATCGGGGCGACAGCCAACAATTGCAGAAAGACTTGGACAGAATACATAGCCTCCATATTCAGAATGGGTTCCCAATTAATTGAAGATTTGAAGACAGTCCTCTTGTGGGATGCAGTTAGGGGAGAGATGTATAGATTCGAACTACTGCTCTTGATTAGCTTTTACGACACTTTAGGAGTTTCTCTAACTCATTTGCTAGAAGTATAGTAGACCTACCACTCTGCAGAGAAGCTAATCTATGTCGTGCTTACTACAAATTCGATAGAAACCAGAGGTATAAAACAAACTTGTTAGGTGGTCGGTGGAGCTCCACAAATTAATTATTTAACATCAGACTTGCAGACCATCAAAGCGCAGTATTAGTTGATTTTTTTCATTGTCGAAGCTGACATCAACTACCGTAAGTTCAAGTCAAGTCATGGCAATGAGGAGGGAGTATTATGTCATGACAACTCAATTCATGAACTCCATACAAATTAAGGACAAATATTCATCAGCAGTGCTGATACTTGAGCTCCCCCAAAGAGGGGCAGAGGCTCAGCACCCCTCAGACTAATATGGTTTTCAACAACCAACAAGGAGGTGAAATATTAGGCTTTGTTAATTGGTAGCAATGAAATCAGCAACTATTATAGCTGTTCCAAAAGTAGAAGATTATATTGACACAACTACAAGTCCAAGTGGATTAACATAAGGCCAAGGAGACAAAGGATGGGTTGGTACCTCAAAAAAATCGGGGAGCAAGTAATACATCGAGTCACCGAACTGCGTGCTCATTAGATAACCAGAAGATAAGTCTGATGCTTTAGTGCTTGCCTTAGTTGCATTGTTGAATTGGATTAGGTCTAAACTACATCAAGATAGCTACAAAACCCCCCTCAGCTCATTTAGCATGAAGCACATCATTGGACTCTCTCGGGCAATTCCAGCACCCTCCAAGATATAATCTGTAAGGCctcctaaaatatttttctttcttctagaTAAGATCTTTttgtctatattttttttttttttaaagaagggcggtacctccatttatttattgataacccctcacttttagcggaagaataccgtggttacaaaacaATCAATgaaagataacaaaagacaaccattaaaaatctcccaaagaacaacaccaacatctagCCAAAACcaggttacaagtccaaacaaaacgaAACAAatcaggacctacaaaacaaatctcacacaacaaaacaaaacaaaagataaacagtAAAAAACATAagcaaaaaccaaaaggaaatcagctaaacatacctcatatgagccatacccatcttctccaatttatacaaatcattgctaactctagggagttgactactatttgtaaacaaattattcctcccCATAGTACCTTGTCGAGGCAAGGCATCtgctactttgttcccttctctatacgaatgatttatcgaaaaatccactccctccaataaaccaataagctgctcccatcTGCTATATAATAGATCTTTTTGTCTATTATGAAACAAAAATTTGACATACAAAGTATTGATATTAtgcataaatatataataaagtagATTAGACTGTACCCATTCAGTTCTCTAAATTATTAATACAGAATAGCGTCTCCATCTCtaagtgtcacgagctaagcttgttcatgCTTGCCTGTGATCGCTTGTCTTGTGTGCTTGGGATGCGTTTTGTTAAAATGATAAGCAGCCTAGGAAGAATTAGTTATTTGTTATGCTTAGTTAAACTTTGTAATGATTTCTTTTCTTTAGGAAGTTAGTTATTTAGTTAGTCTAACAGATTATGTATATAAGGAGATTTAATGATTGTAATTTTCATTGCTTTTGCTTGTAAACTTCATTTGAATCAAGAAATAAGATCAGATTTTATTTAGATCTTCTGTCCGTGAAgtttttacatggtatcagagcatattcATACAAATGAAACGATGATCAAAGGTATATATGGATCTGCGAATTCCGACAGAGCCTAAAATTGCTTTTGACGCACAAAGTCCGGAGGAGAGAGGAAGTAAGTAGAGAGCCTGAAGGTGTATCCATGGCATCTCCAGATTCAAGCAAACAATCTAATCCATCCTCACAACCAAATCTGTCAAATCCATTCTTCCTCCATTCAAACGAAAATTCAGGTAGCATTGTGGTTACACAACCACTACTTGGCATGAAAAACTATCATTCTTGGTCAAGAGCCATGATTCTTGCTTTCATTGCCAAGAAAAAGATAGGTTTTATCAATGGAAAAATTGTTGAACGTGATCCAGAGTCTTCTCTCTATGAAGATTGGCACAGCTGCAACACGATGGCAATTTCTTGGTTGATTAATTCAATGCACGCAAATGTATATGGCAGTGTGATGTACTATAAAACTGCTAGAGAGATGTGGCTGGAATTGCAAAATGTTTTTTCTCAAGGCAATGGTCCTAAAATATACAATCTTCAAAAGGAACTTTGTTATATTACTCAAAATCAGATGTCAGTAACTGAGTATTTTATGAAATTCAAAGGGTTATAGGATCAATTGCTAAATCTGGAACCATTATCGGAGTGCACATGTGGTGCGAATAAAACCTTAAGTAATAATCATGACAAAGTCTATGTCATGAGGTTTCTTATGAGattgaatgaaaattttgaaaccattAGGACTCAAATTCTGATGTATGAGCCTCTTCCTTCAATTAACAAGGTTTATGCATTAGTTCTTCAAGAAGAGTCTCACAAGAATGCTGGACATGGAGGATCCTATGCTACTAAACTTGATACTATGGCAATGTATGCAAACTCAAAGTTAAAGTAGTTCTGGTAATTCAGGATGGAACAAAGGAAACAACAAGAAAGAAAAACCTATGTGTACTCATTGTAATATGCTTGGGCATGCTATTGATAAGTGCTTCAAACTACACGGATACCCACTTGGTTATAAGCCAAAATGGAGATCGAGTGCAAATCAAGTTTCTTGTCCTCAAGGAACTATGATTGAGAAATCTTCTCAAAGCAAAATTCAATGTCCCATCACCAAGGCTCAATGTGACCAGTTGTTAGCTTTTCTCAATACAGGATCAACTTCTAGTGACAATCATCATGTTGCTAATGCAAGTGTTGGTAATGGTTTGTCTGGATTGACCTTTAGATCTGCTTGTGTTCATGATGCTGCTGCTGTGATAATAAATTCTTCCCAACCTCAAGCACATAATGTAACAATCttcttaatttccatgttttttttttttttttacatttaacatactttgataccaaattatattcaacccaatcattaacctaggCAGCAAGAAGAGGAAATCATATAGACATAACCATAAATcgttatatataataccagagtgctaatgGGTTTCCCATAATTTACATATATCAttgttcccaaaatatcctcaactggtgagggctatacaaaaacattcccaaaaatatactcactctctactgacaggacactactgaaacccctctatctgcaagtctggtatgcttgcctacctggatcacctgaaaaataattcaacattgggatgagtcaacgctcagtaagacgaaatatgctattactagtgtgtggcaaatgagttacaatattatgaaaatctattttcatataatcatatataactgaaaatgaaagtacagtacaagtaataaaataccccaccctttccatgttgcttaacatataagTATTGtagattactattcaaaataatTCTAGTGTACACAGGTATGTCCCTTGTTTCTATAAActtgtatatatgtaatagtGACTGAGaattttccctgtggataactgtgtgtcatgatttaacccctcatgacagggttgttcggctcgtaggcgggatttaccccgACTGGTCAACCaggaataaaccactatactccatcagtctgatctacccacctcaacccatatctgatggggagtctgccACGTCAAGGgtctaggtgatcgaccttaccacgtattatctaaataggtggttgcactcgtaacataacataatatctgtagcaacggtaccgtactctgtaactgcatagttcaacagggtatgatactatatagtatatctctatataccattatctgatttaccataattctgaaataaccgtaataaccatgatactgtaTAAActatactgtaattcatacgtcataatactgggaactgtataatcataacactgaaactgcataatcataatattggaattcgtataatcatgatactgagattcgtataatcatagtactaaaattcataaaatcatgatattgaaattcgtaaaatcatggtactaaaattcataaaacatatctctgtaatatatattcatattcacaagtcacaccatactttaatacataattttcataattaaataaactgtataacatTTCAaaacttcctagcatagcatatttcccttacctgactactggaaagcccctaaaatattctTGCTTAagccccgtaggatttcctaatcaataccctgaaactaaaaactcacagtactaaacttcagtatttctatgtgtacatcatttcttataactaccataagatcaaatttgacttaaaaagtcttatctcaacttagggatgatttccaacttcttttcaccaacaatccgctctggtaaaattgcagagaacttcaccaggagcgtcgtggtggcttcggatcgtcgatccggcgactgtcggggccggaattgaagagagaaaggagaggaaccgtgggagagagagatgagagagagagagagagagagagagagagagagagagagagaggagcgttgaaatgtgataaaaattggatttttagctatttataggaccagattcgtcaacaagacatgtcacttcatcaacgaatccttcattaaaattcgtcgacgaaaccctgtattcgtcgatgaaattcagagcagcccaaaaccttcgctcggtattttctcgtcgacaaaaccttgtattcgtcgatgaattccagaagaccttcgtcgaagaaaccctgtattcatcgacgaagcttggcgattttcctgaaattactataattattattatctccaaagtgtgatgtcgtcgacgaacgcggagcgttcgtcaacaaagtctACAGTCTcgttctgtttctgtttccattttctctccctcattattattaaaatactattattcttcgggtcactacacataATAACTATCTTGAAACCATGTCAGGTTTTATATCTAATTCTTCTTTCACACCCATTTTGACACGCTCTATTTTCTCAGCCAAATTGGTAAACAGGAATTGTTTTGGATCTACTGATTGGGTCATAGACACAGGAGCTATTAACCACATGGTACATTCCATTACTTGTTTCACACATATCACAACCACTTTAAATGCTCATGTGAATCTTCCCAATGGTGAAACTGCTTTGGTTACACTCGTTAGGACTGTTCAAATCACTGAAACTCTGATCTTATACAATGTTCTTTGTGTTCCTTCTTTCAGCTTTAATCTCATATCTATGAGTCAACTTGTTAAATCATTTTTTTGTTGCCTTATTTTCTTTGGAAATTTTTGTTTTATCCATGACCTTGCTCATTGGAGCACGATTGTCTGGGTAAAGAGTACAATGGGCTATACCTGCTGGAAGGAAGCAagtctatttcttcttcttcagttttgTCAGTCAATAAGCCACAGTCTCATGTATGGCATTCCAGGTTGGGACATTTATCAAATGCCAAATTGGCTTTGATTAAATCCAATGATGTACCTCTTGTTGATTCAAATAAAGATTTTCTTTGTGATATTTATCTTATTGCAAAGCAAAAGAGATTACTTTCTAATAAAAGTTCTCAtatttctgaaaattattttgaTTTGATACATTGTGATTTGTGGGGTCCTTTTTCTGTTCCTACAATTGATTCATGCAAATATTTCTTAACCATTGTAGATGATTGTTCTAGGTCTacttgggtttacttgttgaaacaCAAGTCTCAAACACAATCTGTTTTG
This region includes:
- the LOC131147773 gene encoding protein NUCLEAR FUSION DEFECTIVE 4, which produces MPPTSLQWLSLVGIIWLQSINGTNFNFPAYSSQLKDHLALSQLQLNNLAFASDAGKLFGWFSGIAAVHFPLWLVLLIGSTLGLIGYGLQFLFLTHQISSLSYWQVFLLSTLAGNSICWVNTVCYAATIRNFPSNRQVAVGLSTSYMGLSAKIYTDIADVVSPSSPITRAKGYLFLSSLLPLLVCMVTAPFFRDINSVKNEKGRTRRSIGEEGEGEGEGEGEGRFFIIVMFMITIGTGVFAVITSLGYTSSGLSPVGNLIGLGVFLLAPLAVPLGVFLRERLKQKRWMNGERSGRVYDVEIEGTRGDDEDAEKLERGAVKEDEGSRHEVGGGVKEEVNVGVKEMVQRVEFWLYFFVYVFGATIGLVYLNNLGQIAESRGYSRTSSLVSLISHFLFFGRPVLLFCDFTFFSRSTCMVSKPASMAALMVPMCGAFFLLLNGSDGCLYISTAVIGVCTGAITSVAVSTTTDLFGPNHFSINHNVVVANIPVGSFLFGFLAALLYRHEGSLNSEDGGRCTGMECYTSTFVIWGCLCFLGTVLALVLHARTRKLYSHMR